Proteins found in one Fulvitalea axinellae genomic segment:
- a CDS encoding prephenate dehydrogenase → MNVCVVGLGLLGGSFALAMKEKFPETNIIGVDKNPENADKALKLGIADEIKEYDEGISTCDLAVLATPVNVMHRQLPEALDLLDEKAILIDFGSTKEALCEIAENHPKRGRYVALHPIAGTENSGPEAAFAHLLHNKMMIFCEVNRSDKDAVDLNKRIFKSMNMHLSYMGAAEHDLHIAYVSHLSHISSFALGLTVLEKEKNEKNIFNMAGSGFSSTVRLAKSSPEMWAPIFKQNGENISEALDAYIQKLVEFKEIIDNRNDGESLKEMRKANEIRRVLAGIQKKKVS, encoded by the coding sequence ATGAATGTTTGCGTAGTTGGACTAGGATTGCTGGGAGGATCGTTTGCCCTTGCAATGAAAGAGAAATTTCCCGAGACTAATATAATAGGAGTAGATAAAAACCCGGAAAATGCGGACAAGGCTCTAAAGTTGGGCATCGCCGACGAGATCAAGGAATATGATGAAGGCATTTCCACTTGCGATTTGGCCGTTTTGGCCACGCCCGTAAACGTCATGCACCGCCAACTTCCCGAAGCGCTGGACTTATTGGACGAAAAAGCGATACTTATCGACTTCGGTTCCACTAAAGAGGCGCTGTGTGAAATAGCCGAAAACCATCCGAAACGAGGACGTTATGTGGCCCTCCACCCCATTGCCGGTACGGAGAACTCTGGCCCCGAAGCCGCTTTCGCCCATTTGCTTCACAACAAGATGATGATTTTCTGCGAAGTCAACCGAAGCGACAAAGACGCCGTGGACTTGAACAAGCGGATTTTCAAAAGCATGAATATGCACCTTTCTTATATGGGCGCCGCCGAACACGACCTGCATATCGCTTACGTTTCGCACTTGAGCCATATCAGCTCGTTCGCTTTGGGGCTAACGGTTTTGGAAAAGGAGAAAAACGAGAAGAACATCTTCAATATGGCGGGTTCGGGTTTTTCCTCCACAGTCAGGCTTGCCAAGAGTTCGCCGGAAATGTGGGCCCCGATTTTCAAACAAAACGGGGAAAATATCTCCGAAGCGTTGGACGCCTACATCCAAAAGCTTGTCGAGTTCAAGGAAATAATAGATAACCGCAACGACGGCGAGAGCCTCAAAGAAATGCGGAAAGCGAACGAAATACGAAGGGTTTTGGCTGGTATACAAAAGAAAAAAGTCAGCTAA
- a CDS encoding SusD/RagB family nutrient-binding outer membrane lipoprotein: MRFQNLLKYIPMAVLAGTLSSCDNDFGDMNTDKLNPTNPMPDQLFTSGLYYFGDGSARQWFGDHYRYLMPWFQYAVPNSGNQFTMFDVNQEWTANNRIYQHYVRTGPNFVATIDAIDNMPEADRNRRQYMKAMARTMIIFHATGLGDTFGDVPFTEAMTGREDNPVFTPKYDKLEELYPLWLSELKTLKDNLNADHGEEQISFGKADVIYNGDVDNWKKFINSIRLRLATRLLKVDEAKAREVITEVLADADGVISTNEDNFRLNYGDKGGPSRDGFQSLRATAPFIDFLSETNDPRLKIYFTENDYSEENCEKLKLTYNPDRYVGGPVSPDDAEDSRFFIRRTLDGNDVDTLSYLNPHLFHPTWNGATGKMAEVFLSAAEVSFIRAELAKRGITGENAQDLYEQGIRQSITMYDVILKDLQDPKYKGTQTADIDAYLENPTVKYNDAKGLEQIMTQAYIHFLKDPHQTWVNWRRTGLPNADTDMGFDPFVIKASQKELPRRFAYWDETPENQPIQRAAIERQDYGDGYYGRLWWDK; this comes from the coding sequence ATGAGATTCCAAAATTTATTGAAATATATCCCGATGGCGGTTCTGGCCGGAACACTTTCCAGCTGCGACAACGATTTCGGGGACATGAATACGGATAAGCTGAACCCAACTAATCCGATGCCTGATCAGCTGTTTACTTCAGGGTTGTATTACTTCGGAGACGGTTCGGCCCGTCAGTGGTTCGGTGACCATTACAGGTACCTGATGCCTTGGTTCCAGTATGCTGTGCCAAACTCGGGTAACCAGTTCACTATGTTTGACGTGAACCAGGAATGGACCGCCAACAACCGTATTTATCAGCACTATGTGCGTACGGGACCAAACTTCGTAGCGACGATTGACGCTATCGACAATATGCCGGAGGCGGACAGAAACCGCCGTCAGTATATGAAAGCGATGGCCCGTACGATGATCATTTTCCACGCCACCGGTTTGGGTGATACGTTTGGCGACGTTCCGTTCACCGAAGCTATGACTGGCCGTGAGGACAATCCGGTTTTCACGCCTAAGTACGATAAGCTTGAGGAGCTTTATCCGCTTTGGTTGTCAGAGTTGAAAACTCTTAAAGATAACCTTAACGCTGACCACGGCGAGGAGCAAATCAGCTTCGGTAAGGCGGATGTCATCTACAACGGTGATGTTGACAATTGGAAAAAATTCATCAACTCTATTCGCCTAAGACTTGCGACAAGGTTGTTGAAAGTGGATGAGGCTAAAGCCAGAGAAGTCATCACGGAAGTGTTGGCCGACGCTGACGGCGTGATTAGCACCAACGAGGACAACTTCCGTTTGAATTACGGAGACAAAGGTGGCCCTTCTCGTGACGGATTCCAGTCATTGAGAGCTACTGCTCCGTTTATCGATTTCTTGTCGGAGACAAACGACCCTCGTCTGAAAATCTACTTCACGGAAAACGATTACTCTGAAGAGAATTGCGAAAAGCTTAAGTTGACTTATAACCCGGATCGTTACGTAGGCGGACCCGTTAGCCCGGACGATGCTGAAGATTCTCGTTTCTTTATCAGACGTACGCTTGATGGCAACGATGTCGATACGCTTTCGTACCTGAACCCGCACCTTTTCCATCCGACTTGGAATGGCGCTACCGGCAAAATGGCTGAGGTATTTCTCTCTGCCGCTGAGGTGTCGTTTATTCGTGCCGAGTTGGCCAAGCGTGGAATTACAGGCGAAAACGCTCAGGATTTGTACGAGCAAGGTATCCGTCAATCGATCACCATGTATGACGTGATTCTGAAAGATCTTCAGGATCCAAAATACAAGGGAACGCAAACGGCTGATATCGATGCGTATTTGGAAAACCCGACCGTTAAGTATAATGACGCCAAAGGTCTGGAGCAAATCATGACGCAGGCGTACATTCACTTCTTGAAGGATCCGCACCAAACGTGGGTGAACTGGAGAAGAACAGGCTTGCCAAACGCTGATACGGACATGGGCTTCGACCCGTTCGTGATCAAAGCGTCACAGAAAGAGTTGCCGAGACGTTTCGCTTATTGGGACGAAACTCCGGAAAACCAGCCGATCCAGCGTGCCGCTATCGAACGCCAAGATTATGGCGACGGATACTACGGACGTCTGTGGTGGGATAAATAA
- a CDS encoding aminoacyl-histidine dipeptidase, with the protein MNQEIIKVNPQSLWTNFEKLNEIPRASKKEERVVEFVKNFGESLGLDTYVDKVGNIVIRKPATPGMEDRQAVVLQAHVDMVHQKNADTDFDFDTEGIRSYIDGDWLKAEGTTLGSDNGIGVAAAMSVLEATDIEHGPLEALFTIDEETGMTGAFALEAGVLQADILLNMDTEEEGELTIGCAGGIDTNLTGTYQTEATPAGAVAYKIVVNGLKGGHSGGEIHLGRGNANKIMNRLLYGASSFGLRVAEVDGGGLRNAIPRESFAVVTVEADKADAFEAYIKEMAETVAEELKARETSLNIEAVKTNVLAEVMATTDQKALLNAVYACPNGVLRMSDEIEGLVETSTNLARVLVRGGKIESQSLTRSSVESGKADAANAVRAAFETAGYDVEQTGDYPGWKPKPEAAIVGVLTERFKANFPGQEPVVNAVHAGLECGIIGRNYPEMDMISFGPTIHNPHSPDEMVEIPTVERFWNYLIDILKNIPKK; encoded by the coding sequence ATGAATCAAGAAATCATAAAGGTTAACCCCCAGTCTCTTTGGACTAATTTTGAAAAACTGAACGAAATCCCAAGAGCTTCCAAAAAAGAGGAGCGTGTGGTGGAGTTCGTGAAGAATTTCGGCGAAAGCCTCGGCCTCGACACTTATGTTGACAAAGTTGGCAACATAGTGATTCGCAAGCCCGCCACCCCTGGAATGGAAGATCGTCAGGCCGTAGTGCTCCAAGCCCACGTGGATATGGTGCACCAGAAAAACGCCGATACGGATTTCGATTTCGATACGGAAGGGATCCGCTCTTATATCGACGGAGATTGGCTGAAGGCTGAAGGAACGACATTGGGTTCTGATAACGGAATCGGAGTGGCGGCGGCCATGTCCGTACTTGAGGCGACTGACATTGAGCACGGTCCTTTGGAAGCGCTATTTACCATAGACGAAGAAACCGGCATGACAGGGGCATTCGCATTGGAAGCGGGCGTTTTGCAGGCCGATATTCTTTTGAATATGGATACCGAAGAGGAAGGCGAGTTGACCATCGGTTGTGCCGGCGGTATCGACACTAACCTCACCGGAACATACCAAACCGAAGCGACACCGGCCGGAGCCGTAGCTTATAAAATCGTGGTAAACGGCCTGAAGGGCGGTCATTCGGGCGGAGAAATCCACTTGGGACGCGGCAACGCCAACAAGATCATGAACCGCTTGCTCTATGGCGCTTCAAGCTTTGGTTTGAGAGTGGCTGAAGTGGACGGAGGCGGATTGCGCAACGCTATCCCGCGCGAATCGTTCGCTGTGGTGACTGTAGAGGCTGACAAAGCGGATGCCTTCGAAGCGTACATTAAGGAGATGGCCGAAACCGTAGCTGAAGAGCTCAAGGCCCGCGAAACGAGCCTCAACATCGAAGCTGTTAAGACTAATGTTCTGGCGGAGGTAATGGCTACAACCGACCAGAAAGCATTGCTTAACGCCGTATACGCCTGCCCGAACGGAGTATTGCGCATGAGCGACGAGATTGAAGGTTTGGTGGAAACATCTACAAACTTGGCCCGAGTGTTGGTGCGTGGCGGAAAAATCGAGTCGCAGTCACTTACGCGCAGTTCGGTGGAATCTGGCAAAGCCGACGCCGCTAACGCCGTTCGTGCCGCCTTTGAAACCGCAGGTTACGATGTGGAGCAAACTGGCGACTACCCGGGGTGGAAACCAAAGCCGGAAGCCGCTATTGTAGGCGTTTTGACAGAGCGATTCAAAGCCAACTTCCCCGGACAAGAGCCTGTGGTTAACGCTGTTCACGCTGGTTTGGAATGCGGAATCATCGGCCGTAACTATCCGGAAATGGATATGATTTCTTTCGGCCCGACGATCCATAACCCGCACTCGCCTGACGAGATGGTGGAGATTCCTACCGTTGAGCGTTTCTGGAACTATCTGATAGATATTCTTAAGAATATTCCGAAGAAATAA
- a CDS encoding IS5 family transposase has product MIKTSSSQLSIEGFLDPEIGRLNPENRWVKLANSIPWAELGLVYESKMSTGKGSPCKPARLVIGALIVKHKLNVSDAEAIEQIKENPYLQYFVGLGSFTTEKAFDPSLFTTVRKRLGYGDFNRMSSLLQHEGIRIAEGDRDEGSKDGHSGDAEDDKRVVSCDATVAPQEIPYPTDLGLLATARVQSEKIIDLLWPVARDSGLSKKPRTYRDKAHREYVGATRKKRKGAEFWRVCARRQLNYLERNLRHIDSLIEANKGVIRLKSRFLKILMVLHEIARQQSLMLETGANRVDGRIVNVFQPHVRPIVRGKNGSDTEFGAKLSVSLHEGYSYLDKAQWDAYYEGDAEVIRGHIDSFGERNPEMKLGKFVGDKIYGNRNARQTMSGAGVEFVGSPLGRPPSSPEKIRERKENRTLHQRHRSRAEGKFGEVKRGHGLDKIQARRADTSLSWIACIFFVSNLKRFQSEIFFDLVFLSWKYGTWLQDSEKK; this is encoded by the coding sequence ATGATCAAGACAAGTTCCTCGCAATTGAGTATAGAAGGTTTTTTGGACCCGGAAATAGGGCGCCTTAACCCGGAAAACAGATGGGTGAAGTTGGCCAACTCCATCCCCTGGGCGGAATTGGGTTTGGTCTACGAATCGAAAATGTCGACGGGCAAGGGCAGTCCGTGCAAACCGGCCCGGCTGGTCATCGGCGCGCTGATCGTGAAGCATAAGCTGAACGTTTCGGACGCCGAGGCGATAGAACAAATCAAAGAAAATCCGTATCTCCAGTATTTCGTGGGACTCGGCTCGTTCACCACGGAAAAGGCCTTTGACCCTTCGCTGTTCACGACGGTCCGCAAGCGGCTCGGGTACGGGGATTTTAACAGGATGAGTTCGCTTTTGCAACACGAGGGGATCCGTATTGCGGAGGGCGATCGGGATGAAGGGTCCAAAGACGGGCATTCCGGGGACGCCGAAGATGACAAGCGGGTTGTCTCCTGCGACGCGACGGTGGCGCCGCAAGAGATTCCATACCCCACGGACCTTGGGCTGTTGGCTACGGCGAGGGTGCAGTCGGAGAAAATCATCGACCTCCTTTGGCCCGTCGCCAGGGATTCCGGTTTATCCAAAAAGCCCCGGACTTACCGGGATAAAGCCCATAGGGAATATGTCGGGGCGACGAGAAAAAAGAGGAAAGGAGCCGAATTCTGGCGCGTGTGCGCACGCCGACAGCTGAATTATCTGGAACGGAACCTACGGCATATCGACAGCCTCATAGAGGCCAACAAGGGCGTTATACGCCTAAAAAGCAGGTTTTTGAAGATTCTGATGGTGCTTCACGAAATCGCCAGGCAACAGTCGCTCATGCTGGAGACCGGTGCCAACAGGGTGGACGGCCGCATCGTGAACGTCTTCCAGCCCCATGTCCGGCCGATAGTCCGGGGCAAAAACGGAAGCGACACCGAGTTCGGCGCCAAATTGTCCGTAAGCCTTCACGAAGGCTATTCCTATCTGGACAAGGCGCAATGGGACGCTTACTACGAGGGTGACGCGGAAGTGATCCGCGGGCACATCGACAGTTTCGGGGAGAGAAACCCGGAAATGAAGCTCGGCAAATTCGTCGGGGACAAGATTTACGGAAACAGGAACGCCCGGCAGACCATGTCCGGCGCGGGTGTGGAATTCGTGGGCTCCCCGTTGGGAAGGCCTCCCTCAAGTCCCGAAAAAATCAGGGAACGCAAGGAAAACCGGACGCTTCACCAACGGCACCGGAGCAGGGCGGAAGGAAAATTCGGGGAAGTGAAACGGGGACACGGATTGGACAAAATACAGGCAAGGAGAGCGGACACTTCGCTTTCATGGATCGCCTGCATTTTCTTCGTGTCCAACTTGAAAAGATTTCAGAGCGAAATCTTTTTTGACCTTGTTTTCCTGAGCTGGAAATACGGAACATGGCTTCAAGACAGCGAAAAGAAATAG
- a CDS encoding SusC/RagA family TonB-linked outer membrane protein: protein MLTPLLNKGRAIIPWFLGLMCLTVFSVAANAQSVMLKGKVLDSKTKDALIGVAVAVKGTATGTVTDVEGHFSIEVPSSSAVLQFSAIGYTMVEEPVGNRTYVEVVMAEDVKQLEEVVVTAFGLKREKKKLGYSVTDISGSAIQEANQTNAVNALRGKVAGVNITAPNNGAMSSPKIEIRGSASLAGNNQPLFVVDGVLIESAGTGAGEWGGEDWGNQIKDLNSDDFESVSILKGAGATALYGSRAQNGVVVITTKKGKSRKGIGVDVSQSFMWEQAYRGPEFQNVYGAGSGGKTLMDGDQPYWNFTTQSWGPKMDGTLFRDPDGVIRPFSPQEDNYLDAYETGRSSNTNVAISGGNEKTTYRMSYSLADQSGISPNNSFERNSFNLRATHKATEWLKFEAGASYVIGEGKNPPGLSNSTNSIGRKFAYILPRNYNTSVWSQTENWRAPDGGRQRNYYGSDLWFDLNMNERLSDEKTFRGDFRMTAEVTEWFNVQLMGNINDLNAKREYKIWSQDPKNAGSDGYYKQQDIERSEHRLQALLNFHKDFGTDWSTSLSFGGEQWYSDYFQSEVQTQGGLRVPGLFSIGNSVNNPKANASKNERQVNAIYSFGSVSWKNMVFLDFSLRNDWSSTLTLPDGSGNNSYFYPSVSASWAFSETFDFNPEALTFGKLRLSYAEVGNDISSAYQLTGTYKNDGNFTGEYGDVSKYVWNSNNLPNRDLKPERTRSFEIGTDMRFLNNRIGLDFAYYWSSTTDQIVSLATSPTTGVTGRMINAGDIRNQGIEVQVNGTAIQTKDFTWDVTATFAKNKNEVVELVDGVDKYRLAAQWNVYSYAMVGGEYGVLSTPYGYKRYEGDDASKQGMPIMNADGTYKRSGDEVEVGSMVPDWTAGLTNTFKYKDFTLNTVIDFKIGGDMFSATHHYSTGRGGLANTLEGREEGIIPEGVFAEGTEIKGTDVSGMTYAEAYEKGIVEPMTAETYWGTLGSWGGGIREASVFDNSFISLREVSLTYRLPKNLLEKTPFRHASVALVGNNLCYLWANFPEDINPEGVFNSNNGAAFEYGAMPITRSYGFSVKFGL, encoded by the coding sequence ATGTTGACACCTTTATTGAACAAGGGAAGGGCTATCATCCCATGGTTTTTGGGATTGATGTGCTTGACTGTCTTTAGTGTGGCGGCCAATGCCCAGAGCGTGATGCTTAAGGGTAAAGTGCTTGACAGTAAAACTAAAGACGCTCTGATTGGGGTGGCGGTCGCTGTAAAAGGGACAGCCACAGGAACTGTGACGGACGTGGAAGGGCATTTTTCAATTGAGGTTCCTTCAAGTAGCGCCGTTTTGCAATTTTCGGCGATTGGTTACACCATGGTTGAGGAGCCGGTTGGCAATCGTACGTACGTTGAAGTGGTTATGGCCGAGGATGTTAAACAGCTTGAAGAGGTTGTGGTGACGGCTTTCGGTCTGAAAAGGGAAAAGAAGAAGTTGGGTTATTCCGTAACCGATATTTCGGGATCGGCGATTCAGGAAGCTAACCAAACGAATGCTGTGAATGCGCTTCGCGGTAAAGTGGCCGGTGTGAATATCACGGCGCCGAACAACGGAGCGATGTCATCTCCAAAGATCGAGATCAGGGGTAGCGCCTCGTTGGCGGGTAATAACCAGCCTCTGTTTGTTGTCGATGGAGTTCTTATCGAAAGTGCCGGCACTGGAGCTGGCGAGTGGGGTGGAGAAGACTGGGGTAACCAGATCAAAGACCTTAACTCTGATGATTTTGAGTCTGTTTCTATCCTGAAAGGCGCTGGCGCTACAGCCCTTTATGGTTCTAGAGCACAGAACGGTGTAGTAGTTATTACTACTAAGAAAGGTAAGTCAAGAAAAGGAATTGGCGTTGACGTTAGCCAGTCTTTCATGTGGGAGCAGGCTTACAGAGGCCCTGAATTCCAGAATGTTTACGGTGCGGGTTCAGGCGGAAAAACGTTGATGGACGGTGACCAGCCTTACTGGAACTTCACTACGCAAAGCTGGGGTCCGAAAATGGACGGAACACTTTTCCGTGATCCTGACGGAGTTATCAGACCTTTCTCTCCTCAAGAGGATAACTACCTTGACGCTTATGAGACTGGCCGTTCGTCGAACACTAACGTTGCGATAAGCGGTGGCAATGAGAAGACTACTTACCGTATGTCTTACTCGTTGGCTGATCAGTCTGGTATTAGTCCGAACAACTCGTTTGAGCGTAACAGCTTTAACTTGCGCGCTACTCACAAAGCTACAGAGTGGTTGAAATTCGAAGCTGGCGCAAGCTATGTGATCGGTGAAGGTAAAAACCCTCCGGGCCTCTCGAACAGTACGAACAGTATCGGACGTAAATTCGCTTACATCCTGCCTCGTAACTATAACACGTCTGTTTGGAGCCAAACTGAGAATTGGAGAGCTCCTGACGGTGGCCGTCAGCGTAACTATTACGGATCAGACCTTTGGTTTGACTTGAATATGAATGAGCGTTTGAGCGACGAGAAAACTTTCCGTGGCGATTTCCGCATGACCGCTGAGGTGACGGAGTGGTTTAACGTTCAGTTGATGGGTAACATCAATGACCTGAACGCTAAGCGTGAATACAAAATCTGGAGCCAAGATCCGAAAAACGCTGGTAGCGACGGATATTATAAGCAACAGGATATCGAGCGTTCAGAGCACCGTCTCCAAGCTTTGTTGAATTTCCACAAAGACTTCGGAACCGATTGGAGCACTAGCCTTTCATTCGGTGGCGAGCAGTGGTATTCTGACTACTTCCAGTCTGAAGTACAGACTCAAGGCGGATTGCGTGTGCCGGGTCTGTTTTCTATCGGAAACTCTGTAAACAATCCTAAGGCAAACGCTAGCAAGAATGAGCGTCAGGTTAACGCCATTTACTCATTCGGTAGCGTAAGCTGGAAGAATATGGTTTTCCTTGATTTCTCTTTGAGAAACGACTGGTCTTCAACGCTTACTTTGCCGGACGGATCGGGTAACAATTCTTATTTCTACCCATCGGTTAGTGCTTCTTGGGCATTCTCGGAAACGTTTGATTTCAACCCTGAGGCCTTGACCTTCGGTAAGTTAAGACTTTCTTACGCTGAGGTAGGTAATGATATTTCTAGCGCCTACCAGTTGACAGGTACTTACAAAAATGACGGAAACTTTACGGGCGAGTACGGTGATGTTTCGAAATATGTTTGGAACTCTAACAACTTGCCGAACAGGGACCTGAAGCCTGAGCGTACCCGTTCATTCGAAATCGGTACGGACATGAGATTCCTGAACAACCGTATCGGTCTTGACTTCGCTTACTACTGGAGCAGCACTACCGACCAAATCGTTAGCCTTGCGACTTCACCGACTACAGGTGTGACAGGACGTATGATTAACGCCGGTGATATCAGAAACCAAGGTATCGAGGTTCAGGTGAACGGTACGGCTATCCAGACTAAGGACTTTACTTGGGATGTGACCGCTACTTTCGCTAAAAACAAAAACGAAGTGGTGGAGCTCGTAGACGGTGTTGACAAATATCGCCTTGCGGCCCAGTGGAACGTTTACTCTTACGCTATGGTTGGCGGTGAGTACGGTGTGCTTTCTACACCTTACGGCTACAAGCGTTATGAGGGAGATGATGCCTCTAAGCAAGGGATGCCTATCATGAACGCCGACGGTACTTACAAGCGTTCTGGCGATGAGGTTGAGGTTGGTAGCATGGTTCCTGACTGGACCGCTGGTTTGACCAACACTTTCAAATACAAGGATTTCACTTTGAACACCGTAATCGATTTCAAAATCGGAGGCGACATGTTCTCGGCTACTCACCACTACTCAACTGGACGAGGTGGTTTGGCGAATACTCTCGAAGGACGTGAAGAAGGAATTATTCCTGAAGGCGTATTTGCGGAAGGTACCGAAATCAAGGGTACGGACGTAAGCGGAATGACTTACGCCGAAGCTTACGAAAAAGGAATCGTTGAGCCTATGACTGCCGAGACCTACTGGGGAACACTCGGATCATGGGGTGGCGGTATCCGTGAGGCGTCGGTTTTCGACAACTCTTTCATCTCGCTTAGAGAAGTGTCTTTGACATACCGTCTGCCTAAGAATTTGCTCGAGAAAACACCGTTCAGACACGCTAGCGTAGCGTTGGTAGGAAACAACCTCTGCTATCTCTGGGCTAACTTCCCTGAAGACATCAACCCAGAAGGTGTGTTTAACAGTAACAACGGTGCTGCTTTCGAATACGGAGCCATGCCAATTACTAGAAGCTACGGTTTCAGCGTTAAATTCGGACTGTAA
- a CDS encoding Na+/H+ antiporter NhaC family protein — MTSNSAKHKGNPVALLPLVIFLVTYLGVSLISGDFYKMPAVISFLIAAISAFFIKAKEPFGPKAEIFSKGAGNSDIVMMCVIFVLAGAFAQTARAMGAVDATVNLGLSLLPSNVLLAGVFIIACFISLSVGTSVGTIAALAPMAVGLAEQTGGPTSLALSAVVGGAMFGDNLSMISDTTIAATRTQGCSMKDKFRANLPIVFPAAICTALIYAIIGLGGHYQAPAIAQTEILKILPYVAVLIAALFGMNVFAVLIMGTLLCGCIGMATGSFDFWGFVAAANKGIHGMADLIILSLLIGGTVALIGHYGGIQFLLKKVLGKIRGRKSAEAGIVALTGIVNLCTANNTVAIITAGPIVKKIADEYGVSPKRSASLMDTSSCFFQGTIPYGAQLLTAVSVAGFAVTPLEVMQYLFYPYLMGVSVLLGVLPVWKSFRKLKATS, encoded by the coding sequence ATGACATCGAATTCGGCAAAACACAAAGGGAACCCGGTGGCGCTACTCCCCCTGGTAATTTTCCTCGTCACATATTTGGGCGTATCGCTAATTTCTGGCGATTTCTACAAAATGCCCGCCGTAATATCGTTCCTTATCGCGGCGATTTCGGCTTTTTTCATCAAGGCCAAAGAGCCTTTCGGACCCAAAGCGGAAATTTTCTCAAAAGGTGCGGGCAATTCCGACATTGTAATGATGTGCGTGATATTCGTGCTGGCCGGGGCCTTCGCCCAGACCGCACGGGCCATGGGCGCCGTTGACGCTACCGTAAACCTTGGGCTCAGCCTTTTGCCTAGCAATGTCTTGCTGGCAGGCGTATTTATTATCGCTTGTTTCATCTCGCTTTCGGTAGGCACTAGCGTGGGAACCATCGCAGCATTGGCACCCATGGCCGTAGGGCTCGCCGAACAAACCGGCGGGCCGACCTCTTTGGCGCTGAGTGCAGTGGTGGGTGGCGCCATGTTCGGAGACAACCTGTCGATGATCTCCGACACAACCATCGCGGCGACCAGGACGCAAGGTTGCTCGATGAAAGACAAGTTCAGGGCTAACTTGCCCATCGTTTTTCCAGCGGCCATCTGCACGGCCCTTATTTACGCAATTATAGGTCTAGGCGGACATTACCAAGCTCCCGCCATCGCACAAACCGAAATCCTGAAAATACTGCCATACGTAGCCGTTCTGATCGCAGCACTGTTTGGTATGAACGTGTTCGCCGTTCTGATTATGGGAACATTGCTATGCGGTTGCATCGGTATGGCTACAGGCAGTTTTGACTTTTGGGGTTTTGTCGCCGCGGCCAACAAAGGCATTCACGGCATGGCCGACCTGATTATCCTGTCATTGCTTATTGGCGGGACTGTCGCGCTGATCGGACACTATGGCGGCATTCAGTTTTTACTTAAAAAAGTATTGGGCAAAATACGGGGACGGAAAAGTGCGGAAGCCGGAATCGTCGCGTTGACAGGCATCGTAAACCTTTGTACGGCAAACAATACTGTAGCGATTATCACTGCGGGACCAATCGTTAAGAAAATTGCGGACGAATATGGGGTTTCTCCAAAAAGATCCGCCAGTTTAATGGACACTTCCTCCTGTTTTTTCCAAGGGACCATTCCTTATGGAGCCCAATTGCTTACCGCCGTGAGTGTAGCCGGATTCGCTGTCACTCCGCTGGAAGTCATGCAATACCTGTTCTACCCTTATTTGATGGGCGTAAGTGTGTTGTTAGGGGTGTTGCCGGTTTGGAAAAGTTTCAGAAAATTGAAAGCAACAAGCTAA
- a CDS encoding Dps family protein — translation MKKTNIGMLPEHRKEVAMLLNTVLADEFALYIKTKKYHWNMGGMEFISLHKFLDELAEQQLELIDEIAERNLHIGEYAIGSLSAFQKLTNMVEDDEAKDVKEMIANLVNDHETLIRYLRAHADEVLDKYKDAGTNDYFIQWMEAHEKIAWMLRAHLS, via the coding sequence ATGAAAAAGACTAACATCGGGATGTTGCCCGAACACAGAAAAGAAGTGGCCATGCTCCTGAATACGGTGTTGGCTGATGAGTTCGCACTTTATATCAAGACCAAAAAGTACCATTGGAATATGGGGGGCATGGAGTTTATTTCTCTTCATAAATTCCTTGACGAACTGGCGGAACAACAGTTGGAACTGATAGACGAAATCGCCGAGCGTAACCTCCATATCGGCGAATACGCTATAGGAAGCCTCTCAGCATTTCAGAAATTGACAAATATGGTGGAGGATGACGAGGCGAAGGATGTAAAAGAAATGATAGCGAATTTGGTTAACGACCACGAAACTCTGATCCGTTATCTGCGCGCTCACGCTGATGAGGTATTGGATAAATACAAAGACGCTGGTACCAACGACTATTTCATCCAATGGATGGAAGCGCATGAAAAAATCGCTTGGATGCTTCGGGCGCATCTGTCCTAG